A region of Solibacillus isronensis DNA encodes the following proteins:
- a CDS encoding VOC family protein: MSKSFIDQVHYIRIPVRHLELSAQWYRDVLGLQLLDNTQERAILKINEGPFLLILVPTGDETFSHFTIDNKQEFSIGFTSPELSKFHQHLIDHQVKVEEIKEDNGHAFFHFYDPNGNKLQVHW; this comes from the coding sequence TTGAGTAAATCATTTATTGACCAAGTACATTATATTCGAATTCCTGTAAGACATCTGGAATTGTCTGCACAATGGTATAGAGATGTATTAGGGCTCCAATTACTAGACAATACCCAGGAAAGAGCAATTTTAAAGATAAATGAAGGACCTTTCTTACTGATTTTAGTTCCTACTGGAGATGAAACATTTTCACATTTTACAATCGATAATAAACAAGAATTCAGCATTGGCTTTACCAGTCCTGAACTATCCAAATTTCATCAACACTTAATTGATCATCAAGTTAAGGTAGAGGAGATCAAAGAAGATAATGGTCATGCCTTTTTCCATTTTTATGATCCAAATGGTAATAAACTTCAAGTTCACTGGTGA
- a CDS encoding erythromycin esterase family protein: MPRKLVAAIKEHAIPFNKQSLNKIVESIGNAKIVMIGEASHGTSEFYTVRAEITKLLINQKGFNIVAVEGDWPSAQAVNRYVKGYEEDNANAAAILKESFNRWPQWMWANEEVEQFVEWLKDKNNALSTKVGFYGIDLYSLFESMDEVIHFLSKNPKYKADFEHAKKAFSCFEPYNRMPEHYALSTAQFTDECVREVTDLLRSLRNNKEQYSNKHEADLNVMMNALVAKNAETYYREMMQDAISWNTRDSHMVEAINELLKYHGEDAKIIIWEHNTHIGDASATSMKEDQMINVGQLIREQYGKDNTYAIGFGTYEGTVIAADSWGDPLQVIPVPSSKLNTWEGQLHAAGGQDKVLIFTDENRELFNDRIGHRAIGVIYHPEYEAYGNYVPSNVGSRYDAFIYIEQTKALKPL; this comes from the coding sequence ATGCCAAGAAAACTGGTAGCTGCAATAAAAGAGCATGCAATTCCCTTTAACAAACAAAGTTTAAATAAAATTGTCGAGTCGATTGGAAATGCCAAAATTGTGATGATCGGGGAAGCTTCGCATGGTACATCGGAGTTTTATACAGTCCGCGCCGAGATAACGAAATTGCTGATCAATCAAAAAGGTTTCAATATTGTCGCGGTGGAAGGAGACTGGCCGTCTGCACAGGCAGTGAACCGCTACGTAAAAGGTTATGAAGAGGATAATGCAAATGCTGCTGCAATTTTGAAGGAATCTTTTAATCGGTGGCCACAATGGATGTGGGCAAATGAAGAAGTAGAACAATTTGTAGAGTGGCTAAAAGATAAAAATAATGCTTTGAGCACTAAAGTCGGATTTTATGGCATTGATTTATACAGTCTCTTTGAATCGATGGATGAAGTGATACACTTTTTATCTAAAAACCCTAAGTACAAAGCAGATTTTGAACATGCAAAGAAAGCATTTTCCTGCTTTGAGCCTTACAACAGAATGCCAGAGCACTATGCTCTATCCACTGCTCAATTTACGGATGAATGTGTCCGTGAAGTCACTGATTTATTGAGGTCGCTACGAAATAATAAGGAACAGTACTCGAACAAACATGAAGCAGATTTAAATGTCATGATGAATGCGCTTGTCGCCAAGAACGCCGAAACATATTACCGTGAAATGATGCAAGATGCCATCTCATGGAATACACGCGATTCGCATATGGTGGAAGCGATCAACGAATTATTGAAGTACCACGGTGAAGATGCCAAAATCATTATTTGGGAACATAATACGCATATTGGGGACGCTTCCGCCACAAGTATGAAAGAAGATCAAATGATCAATGTCGGTCAACTTATCCGTGAACAGTATGGAAAGGACAATACTTATGCCATCGGATTCGGAACATATGAAGGAACGGTCATCGCTGCTGACAGCTGGGGAGATCCTCTACAAGTAATCCCAGTTCCCTCTTCCAAACTCAACACATGGGAAGGACAGCTCCATGCAGCTGGAGGGCAAGATAAGGTATTGATTTTCACTGATGAAAATCGGGAATTATTCAATGACCGGATTGGGCATCGAGCAATTGGTGTCATCTATCACCCTGAATATGAAGCGTACGGAAATTATGTTCCGTCCAACGTCGGTTCAAGATATGATGCCTTTATTTACATTGAACAGACAAAAGCATTAAAGCCATTATAA
- a CDS encoding glutathione peroxidase, which produces MSIYNYLVKKTNGEILSMETYRDQVMLIVNTASGCGFTFQYEDMQKLYERYADKGFTVLSFPCNQFGEQNPEDGETSARQCKLQFGVTYPVFDKINVNGNETHPLFNYLKHEVDCPEFVRETMQQKHLYNTIQTNYPDYLIGRNIRWNFTKFLVDRNGHVIQRFEPDASFLDIEKAIEELLITAAVK; this is translated from the coding sequence ATGAGCATTTATAATTATTTAGTAAAAAAAACAAATGGTGAGATCCTTTCGATGGAAACTTATCGAGATCAAGTAATGTTGATTGTGAATACGGCAAGCGGTTGCGGATTTACATTTCAATATGAAGACATGCAAAAGCTATATGAACGCTATGCAGATAAAGGGTTCACAGTTCTTTCATTTCCATGCAACCAATTTGGCGAGCAGAATCCGGAAGACGGGGAAACGTCCGCAAGACAATGCAAGCTACAGTTCGGTGTTACATATCCAGTGTTTGATAAAATCAATGTGAATGGCAACGAAACACATCCGCTATTCAATTATTTAAAACACGAAGTTGATTGTCCAGAATTTGTTCGTGAGACAATGCAGCAAAAACATTTATACAATACAATTCAAACAAACTATCCGGATTATTTAATCGGCCGCAATATTCGCTGGAACTTCACGAAGTTCCTTGTAGACCGTAATGGACATGTCATCCAACGTTTTGAGCCGGATGCTTCATTCCTAGATATCGAGAAGGCAATCGAAGAGTTGTTAATAACGGCAGCAGTAAAATAA
- a CDS encoding non-homologous end joining protein Ku yields MHTVWKGSISFGLVNIPVKLHAATENKDVKLRQLHKECHTPISYKKVCEGCQAEVKDEDIVKAYEYTKNKFVVLDEEDLENLRKENEDKSVEIIDFVKLEEIDPIYFEKTYYLSPDNTGGKAYVLLRKTLEESGKIGVAKITIRSKEQLAIVRVYKNTLVMEIIHFPDEVRDVGDVPNIPSVEAVVQKELDTALMLVEQLTTEFDPTKYTDDYRTALMQLIEEKKAESTVVANEKRPLPDNVTDLMSALQASLDKTKKPKTRKRTTTTRTKKNA; encoded by the coding sequence ATGCATACTGTCTGGAAAGGTAGTATTAGTTTTGGCTTAGTAAATATTCCTGTAAAACTTCATGCGGCAACTGAAAATAAAGATGTTAAACTTCGCCAGCTCCATAAGGAATGTCATACACCAATCAGCTACAAAAAGGTGTGTGAAGGATGTCAAGCAGAGGTAAAAGACGAAGATATCGTAAAGGCGTACGAGTATACGAAGAACAAATTCGTCGTTTTGGATGAAGAGGACCTGGAAAACTTGCGCAAAGAAAATGAAGATAAATCAGTAGAGATTATAGACTTTGTGAAGCTGGAAGAAATTGACCCGATCTATTTTGAAAAAACGTACTATTTATCCCCTGACAATACGGGCGGAAAAGCATATGTCCTATTACGAAAAACGTTGGAGGAATCCGGTAAAATCGGTGTGGCTAAAATTACGATTCGATCGAAAGAGCAACTGGCCATTGTCCGTGTTTATAAAAACACATTAGTGATGGAAATCATTCATTTCCCGGATGAAGTCCGAGATGTCGGGGATGTTCCGAATATACCGAGTGTTGAAGCAGTCGTGCAAAAGGAACTTGATACAGCCCTTATGCTTGTTGAACAATTGACAACCGAGTTCGATCCGACCAAATACACGGATGATTACCGGACGGCACTTATGCAGCTGATCGAGGAAAAGAAAGCGGAAAGTACTGTTGTCGCAAACGAAAAACGACCGTTGCCTGATAATGTGACCGATTTAATGTCCGCATTGCAAGCATCCCTTGATAAAACGAAGAAGCCGAAAACGAGAAAGCGAACAACTACTACAAGAACAAAGAAAAATGCATAA